In the Candidatus Kryptonium sp. genome, one interval contains:
- a CDS encoding TonB-dependent receptor, whose product MNFLISLVVSAIFVFQQDTVKTYYLGEVEVVAYRAGGEVLNLPMAVTLVDFNDVRFKRKLSLSDVLSVPGVLVQSRAGAQDVRLTVRGFGSRGYGDKSNAGTIRGIKILVDGFPETEPDGRTSLDFIDVSSFEKIEIVRTNLSTLFGNASGGIVNFETTKLRNSFAELNSTFGSFGLLRTNFKLGSRFENGDVIVYGTSFNFKGWRENSELSKKQIYSVLKIRAGKQTNLKIITGFVSNLFYIPGPLTFDEFISEPSKANQVYLQRKERRYNRIGRIGFNLTNSLGQNHTFDFRLYFLPKVLQRSERNTFRDFNRYFFGTGLTYAYSNEAMLFKPKIFIGYDDSYQDGTILFYNLKNGERGDSLRTNKREGARSGGFFARVELKPLNEITLSFGGRYDFQRYISEIYPAGVKRTTRRDVLLFERFTPSISLLFRVNESNSAYLTLSGGVESPAFNEVDPPPELVNVSLNPFLKPMSSQTIETGIKGAFGLDNFLISGILYSFSVFRIVVHNEIVPYANGSWFFSAGESRRNGFEFGGKIDFKKWINLDFALTYIDAKYVKYENDLGNHSGKLVPGIPNLWGNLSLNFEFKPFNLNSEIVYVGKYFADDPNEIKVGDYVIVNSFAGFEINIGKFEISLGAGVNNLANKKYIASIFVNPERKTPYAYIEPGLPRNWFGGASVKFNFD is encoded by the coding sequence ATGAATTTTTTAATTTCACTTGTTGTCTCAGCCATTTTTGTATTTCAACAGGATACAGTTAAAACATATTATCTTGGTGAGGTTGAGGTTGTGGCTTATCGTGCAGGTGGTGAGGTTTTGAATTTACCGATGGCTGTGACTTTGGTTGATTTTAACGATGTAAGATTTAAAAGAAAACTTTCTCTTTCTGATGTTTTAAGTGTTCCAGGTGTGCTCGTTCAAAGTAGAGCCGGAGCCCAAGATGTCAGATTAACAGTTCGGGGCTTCGGCTCTCGTGGCTATGGCGATAAATCAAACGCCGGGACAATAAGAGGTATTAAAATTCTCGTTGACGGCTTCCCAGAAACTGAACCAGATGGCAGGACATCACTTGATTTTATAGATGTATCTTCATTTGAAAAAATTGAAATCGTTCGCACTAATTTATCAACTCTTTTCGGTAATGCTTCCGGTGGTATAGTTAATTTTGAAACAACAAAGTTGAGAAACTCTTTCGCTGAGTTAAACTCAACCTTTGGAAGTTTTGGGTTATTGCGAACAAATTTCAAACTTGGATCACGCTTTGAAAATGGAGATGTGATTGTTTATGGGACTTCGTTCAATTTCAAGGGTTGGAGAGAGAATAGCGAATTAAGCAAAAAGCAAATTTATTCTGTTCTTAAAATAAGAGCTGGAAAACAAACAAATTTGAAGATCATAACTGGCTTCGTTTCAAATCTCTTTTACATCCCAGGACCTCTGACATTTGACGAATTTATATCTGAACCATCAAAAGCAAATCAAGTTTATCTGCAACGAAAGGAACGAAGATATAATCGCATAGGAAGAATTGGCTTTAACTTAACAAATTCGCTCGGGCAAAATCATACTTTTGATTTTAGGTTATACTTTCTTCCAAAAGTTTTGCAACGCTCGGAGAGAAACACATTTCGCGATTTCAATCGTTACTTCTTCGGCACAGGTTTAACCTATGCCTATTCAAACGAAGCTATGCTCTTTAAGCCGAAGATTTTTATCGGTTATGATGATTCATATCAAGATGGGACGATTTTGTTTTATAATTTGAAAAACGGTGAAAGAGGGGATTCGCTCAGGACCAACAAAAGAGAAGGTGCTCGCTCAGGTGGCTTTTTTGCAAGAGTTGAGCTTAAACCACTAAATGAAATTACGTTGAGTTTCGGAGGTCGTTATGATTTTCAAAGATATATTAGCGAAATCTATCCAGCTGGAGTAAAGAGAACAACTCGCAGAGATGTTCTTCTGTTTGAGCGTTTTACACCGTCAATCTCCCTCTTGTTTAGGGTAAACGAAAGCAATTCCGCTTATTTAACTTTAAGCGGTGGTGTTGAAAGTCCCGCGTTCAACGAGGTTGATCCACCACCTGAACTTGTAAATGTTTCGTTAAATCCATTTTTGAAACCAATGAGTTCTCAGACAATTGAAACTGGTATCAAAGGCGCTTTTGGGCTTGATAATTTCTTAATCTCTGGAATTTTATATTCATTCTCGGTTTTCAGAATTGTCGTCCACAATGAAATAGTTCCCTACGCTAATGGTAGTTGGTTTTTCTCAGCGGGTGAGTCAAGGAGAAATGGTTTTGAATTCGGTGGAAAAATTGATTTTAAAAAATGGATCAACCTTGATTTTGCGTTAACATACATTGACGCAAAATATGTTAAATATGAAAACGATCTCGGGAATCATTCAGGCAAGCTCGTTCCTGGGATACCTAATTTGTGGGGAAATTTAAGTTTGAACTTTGAATTTAAACCGTTCAATTTGAATTCAGAGATCGTTTATGTTGGTAAATACTTCGCGGATGATCCAAACGAAATTAAAGTTGGAGATTATGTTATCGTAAATTCCTTTGCTGGATTTGAGATAAACATTGGGAAGTTTGAAATATCTCTTGGTGCTGGGGTAAATAATTTGGCGAATAAGAAATATATCGCCTCAATTTTCGTAAATCCAGAAAGAAAAACTCCTTACGCATATATTGAGCCCGGGCTTCCGAGGAATTGGTTTGGAGGTGCTTCAGTTAAGTTTAATTTTGATTGA
- a CDS encoding site-specific integrase: protein MIRDEFKPVVMTLEELTQHFENFSNELSSKREDTKGTYTRALREFLRWFAVDKKFRFLVEDVQRYRDYLTHIKKLSPVSVSTYLTALRRFCEYLKVIGVIEKNPAKRIPGNKRPTSHSREFLTWEEIDQLLSSVEKKDEAGYRDYAMIKMMLGCAMSELELSNADVGDLKIVNDQYIIYVQGKGKDVKDEVVPVPDDVVKALHDYFTIRGKRQPVEPDQPMFVSLGPKNMGERLTNKGIRIIISEYLKKSGVKKGRNRKLTPYSLKHTAAMIMVENGATPEELKKRLRLGSIETAMIYFRQKGKLGKPPQKQDSMQLSLL from the coding sequence ATGATAAGGGATGAGTTTAAGCCAGTGGTGATGACACTTGAAGAGTTGACGCAACACTTTGAAAATTTTTCAAACGAACTTTCAAGTAAGCGCGAGGACACAAAAGGGACCTATACAAGGGCTTTGCGGGAGTTTTTGAGATGGTTTGCGGTTGATAAGAAATTTCGTTTCCTTGTTGAAGATGTCCAAAGATATAGAGATTATTTGACGCATATAAAAAAGCTTTCCCCAGTTTCTGTTTCAACATATCTAACGGCGCTTCGTCGCTTTTGTGAATATCTTAAAGTGATTGGAGTCATAGAGAAAAATCCAGCTAAGAGAATCCCGGGTAATAAAAGACCCACATCTCACAGCAGGGAATTCTTGACTTGGGAAGAAATAGACCAACTTCTTTCAAGTGTTGAAAAGAAAGATGAAGCAGGATATAGGGATTATGCGATGATTAAAATGATGCTTGGATGCGCAATGAGCGAACTTGAGCTTTCAAATGCTGATGTTGGAGATTTGAAGATCGTTAATGATCAGTATATAATTTATGTTCAGGGCAAGGGAAAGGATGTGAAGGATGAAGTTGTGCCAGTTCCTGATGATGTCGTCAAGGCACTTCACGATTACTTCACCATTCGTGGAAAGCGTCAACCTGTGGAGCCAGATCAGCCGATGTTTGTGAGCTTGGGTCCAAAGAATATGGGTGAAAGATTAACGAACAAAGGAATTAGAATAATCATAAGTGAGTATTTAAAGAAATCTGGCGTTAAAAAAGGTAGAAACAGAAAGTTAACCCCTTATTCTCTTAAACACACAGCGGCTATGATAATGGTTGAAAATGGAGCGACACCAGAGGAATTAAAGAAAAGATTACGGCTCGGTAGCATTGAAACAGCGATGATTTACTTCCGACAGAAGGGAAAGCTCGGGAAGCCACCGCAAAAGCAAGATTCAATGCAACTTTCTCTGCTTTGA
- a CDS encoding cation diffusion facilitator family transporter → MNEKFTQKLKFVLVILIVFFVVELTAGFLTNSLALISDAGHMVTDIFAIVVSLLGFKIAVSRSTKNKTYGFYRAEIIAAFINGILLILISGYILIEAFERLKNPPVVKGLEMLLVATAGLIANIIASAILFSERRKNLNMRAAYLHVLSDALGSIGAISAGIVIILTKWFYADILASFLISAIIAYNSIRLLKDSINILMEGVPSDVDIDKIANELLKIPEVIAVHDLHIWTLASGKNILTAHVRVKGEIDRKKLNALLNEIETTIKESSNIEHTTIQIESATFDAEFIIPDIKEKTANKLNQN, encoded by the coding sequence ATGAATGAAAAATTTACGCAAAAATTAAAATTCGTTCTGGTGATTTTAATTGTTTTCTTCGTGGTTGAATTAACGGCTGGATTTCTCACAAACAGCCTCGCTCTTATCTCGGATGCTGGTCATATGGTCACCGATATTTTTGCGATAGTGGTAAGCTTGCTTGGTTTTAAAATCGCCGTAAGTAGAAGCACAAAAAATAAAACTTATGGATTTTACAGAGCTGAAATAATCGCCGCTTTTATCAACGGGATATTGCTAATTCTGATTTCTGGTTATATTTTGATTGAAGCGTTTGAACGGCTGAAAAACCCACCTGTTGTTAAAGGATTGGAAATGCTCCTCGTTGCGACGGCAGGATTAATCGCCAACATCATTGCCAGTGCTATATTGTTTTCGGAGAGAAGGAAAAATCTAAATATGCGTGCTGCTTACCTTCATGTCTTAAGCGATGCTCTTGGTTCAATTGGCGCAATAAGCGCAGGAATTGTAATTATTTTAACTAAATGGTTCTACGCTGATATATTGGCAAGTTTTTTAATAAGCGCTATAATTGCTTACAATTCAATACGACTTCTCAAAGATTCAATTAACATACTGATGGAAGGAGTACCTTCTGATGTTGATATTGATAAAATCGCAAATGAACTTTTGAAAATACCCGAAGTCATAGCAGTGCACGATCTTCACATATGGACGCTCGCAAGCGGGAAAAACATATTAACCGCCCATGTCAGAGTAAAGGGCGAGATAGATAGAAAAAAGTTAAATGCATTACTAAACGAAATTGAAACCACCATCAAGGAAAGCTCAAATATAGAACATACAACAATTCAAATAGAATCAGCTACATTTGACGCCGAGTTCATAATTCCAGACATAAAAGAGAAAACAGCAAATAAACTCAATCAAAATTAA